AGGCCGAAAATAATAGGAACATATATTTTGGCAAATCTGGCGATAAACAATTGTGTTTTGGACTTCCGTGCGGTAGCATCCTGTACCATTTCGAGAATTTTGCTCAATTTGCTATCCTCAAATGTACTGGTTACCTCGATCTCAACAACCGTTTCCAGATTAATCATACCTGCAAAAACAGCTTCACCCCTATATTTTGTATCGGGTTTACTCTCTCCAGTCAATGCTGCGGTATTAAATGCGGCTTTCTCCGTTTTCAATTTACCATCCAGCGCCACTTTTTCGCCTGCTTTTACAAGGATAATTTCGCCAATTGTGACGGTTTTTGGATTTACCTGCTGCTGTTGCCCGTTGCGCAGGACCGTTACTTTATCGGGACGGATATCCAATAGCGATTCGATTGATTTCTTGGCGTTATCGACGGCAGTATCCTGAAACCATTCTCCGATTTGGTAGAATACCATTACCGCAACACCCTCTTCAAATTCTCCAATAGCAAATGCACCTAGGGTCGCAACGGTCATCAAAAAGAATTCATTAAAAATATCACCACGGCTTGCCTTGCGAAATGCCATTTGAATAACGGGGATTCCCGCGAGAAGATAGGCAACGCTATTTAAGGTCAAACTGATGCCAAAGGGAAGGCTGATCTTAAACGCATATTTCAATAGGAGTAAAGTAAGTAAGATGACGAGAGCCATGACGAGCTTACGCTGGGTAATCCACCAAGGCTGTTGCTTTGTTGTAAGACAGTGCTCCGGTGTGGCATGGCTATGCTCGTGGTTGTGTTCGCACATATATCAGCGGTTCTTTATGAGAATTAAATTTAGCGAATTCTGCGGTAAAAAGCGAGGGAAATGGGGATAAACTCATTCATAAAGACGACTATTTTAAAGGAATTTGACCGGTAAAAAATATGTTTTCAACTGGCAGATGATATCAGTGGAGGAATGTGAAAAGGGCTATCCAATTTTTTGGACAGCCCCTTATGCTATGTAATGAATGTATTCTTAATCTTTTGACATACTGCCAATAATCATTTCCAATATGGCAACGACAATGGCAAACAGCGCTGCGGTCCAAAATCCATGTACATCAAATTTGGAACCAAGTAGTGAATCGGTCAACAAGACCATTAATACGGTAATAATAAAGGAAACCAGACCAAGGGTAAGCCAATTCAATGGGAAAGTGAATAACCTTAAAATCGATCCCACAGTGGCGTTGACAAATCCAATGACAAGTCCCGTAACGATAGCCCAACCGAAACCAGCAACTTCAGCACCAGGAACAACCCAGCAAGCAATTGCGACTACCAGACCAGTAAGTAAAAGACTAATAATAAATTTCATAATATGTGCTAATTTATAAAGAGTAAATAAAGTAATAATATATTACTTGTCGTACAAACCCGATGCCAAACTTTGTTTAGATCATCGCTTTT
The Sphingobacterium multivorum genome window above contains:
- a CDS encoding phage holin family protein, with protein sequence MKFIISLLLTGLVVAIACWVVPGAEVAGFGWAIVTGLVIGFVNATVGSILRLFTFPLNWLTLGLVSFIITVLMVLLTDSLLGSKFDVHGFWTAALFAIVVAILEMIIGSMSKD